A single genomic interval of Prionailurus viverrinus isolate Anna chromosome A2, UM_Priviv_1.0, whole genome shotgun sequence harbors:
- the STEAP4 gene encoding metalloreductase STEAP4 isoform X1, which produces MEKTSTDAFPFTMNSSEKQETVCIFGTGDFGRSLALKMLQCGYSIVFGSRNPQKSSLLPNGAEVLSYSEAARKSDIIIIAVHREHYGFLTELTEVLKGKTLVDISNNLKINQYPESNAEYLAQLVPGAHVVKAFNTISAWALQSGALDANRQVFVCGNDSKAKQRVMDIVRTLGLTPLDQGSLMAAKEIENYPLQLFPMWKFPFYLSAFLCVFFFFYCVIRDVIYPYVNSGKDSTFRMAISIPNRVFPIAALTLLALVYLPGVIAAILQLYRGTKYRRFPDWLDHWMLCRKQLGLVALGFASLHVLYTLVIPIRYYVRWTMKNRTITQATAKREDPFSTSTAWLSDSYVALGILGFFLFVLLGITSLPSVSNTVNWREFRFVQSKLGYLTLILCTAHTMVYGGKRFLSPSSLIWYLPSAYVIALIIPCIVLVIKFVLVLPCIDKTLTRIRQGWERNAKPTLNGERYLKQSSVHLDSEL; this is translated from the exons ATGGAAAAAACTTCTACAGATGCATTTCCTTTTACTATGAATTCTTCAGAAAAGCAAGAGACTGTATGTATTTTTGGAACTGGAGATTTTGGAAGATCACTGGCACTTAAAATGCTCCAGTGTGGTTATTCTATTGTTTTTGGAAGTAGAAACCCCCAGAAGTCCAGTCTGCTGCCCAACGGTGCAGAGGTCTTGAGCTACTCAGAAGCGGCCCGGAAATCAGACATCATAATCATAGCAGTCCACAGAGAGCATTATGGTTTTCTCACAGAACTAACTGAGGTGCTCAAAGGGAAAACATTGGTCGACATCAGCAATAACCTCAAGATCAATCAGTATCCAGAATCTAATGCCGAGTACCTTGCTCAGCTGGTGCCAGGTGCTCACGTAGTAAAAGCATTTAACACCATCTCAGCCTGGGCTCTCCAGTCTGGAGCACTGGATGCAAATCGGCAG GTGTTCGTCTGTGGAAATGACAGCAAAGCCAAGCAAAGAGTAATGGATATTGTTCGTACTCTTGGACTTACTCCACTGGATCAAGGATCTCTCATGGCagccaaagaaattgaaaactacCCCCTGCAACTGTTTCCAATGTGGAAGTTCCCCTTCTATTTGTCTGcctttctgtgtgtcttcttctttttctactgtGTTATAAGAGATGTAATCTACCCCTATGTTAATAGCGGGAAAGATAGCACATTTCGCATGGCTATTTCCATTCCAAATCGTGTCTTCCCAATAGCAGCACTTACACTGCTTGCCTTGGTTTACCTCCCGGGCGTTATTGCTGCCATTCTGCAACTGTACCGAGGTACAAAATACCGCCGATTCCCGGACTGGCTTGACCATTGGATGCTTTGCAGAAAGCAGCTTGGCTTGGTGGCACTGGGATTTGCCTCCCTTCACGTCCTCTACACACTAGTGATTCCTATTCGATATTATGTACGATGGACAATGAAAAATAGAACCATTACCCAG GCAACGGCAAAGAGAGAAGATCCATTTAGCACATCTACTGCCTGGCTTAGTGATTCATACGTAGCTTTGGGAATCCTTGGATTTTTCCTGTTTGTACTCTTGGGAATCACTTCCTTGCCATCCGTTAGCAACACGGTCAACTGGAGAGAGTTCCGATTTGTCCAG TCCAAACTGGGTTATTTGACCCTGATCTTATGCACAGCCCACACCATGGTGTATGGTGGCAAGAGATTCCTCAGTCCTTCGAGTCTCATATGGTACCTTCCTTCAGCCTACGTGATAGCACTCATCATTCCCTGCATCGTGCTGGTGATCAAGTTCGTCCTCGTCCTGCCATGTATAGACAAGACCCTTACACGGATCCgccagggctgggagaggaaTGCGAAACCGACATTGAATGGAGAAAGATATTTAAAGCAAAGTTCAGTCCACCTGGACTCTGAACTGTAG
- the STEAP4 gene encoding metalloreductase STEAP4 isoform X2 codes for MEKTSTDAFPFTMNSSEKQETVCIFGTGDFGRSLALKMLQCGYSIVFGSRNPQKSSLLPNGAEVLSYSEAARKSDIIIIAVHREHYGFLTELTEVLKGKTLVDISNNLKINQYPESNAEYLAQLVPGAHVVKAFNTISAWALQSGALDANRQATAKREDPFSTSTAWLSDSYVALGILGFFLFVLLGITSLPSVSNTVNWREFRFVQSKLGYLTLILCTAHTMVYGGKRFLSPSSLIWYLPSAYVIALIIPCIVLVIKFVLVLPCIDKTLTRIRQGWERNAKPTLNGERYLKQSSVHLDSEL; via the exons ATGGAAAAAACTTCTACAGATGCATTTCCTTTTACTATGAATTCTTCAGAAAAGCAAGAGACTGTATGTATTTTTGGAACTGGAGATTTTGGAAGATCACTGGCACTTAAAATGCTCCAGTGTGGTTATTCTATTGTTTTTGGAAGTAGAAACCCCCAGAAGTCCAGTCTGCTGCCCAACGGTGCAGAGGTCTTGAGCTACTCAGAAGCGGCCCGGAAATCAGACATCATAATCATAGCAGTCCACAGAGAGCATTATGGTTTTCTCACAGAACTAACTGAGGTGCTCAAAGGGAAAACATTGGTCGACATCAGCAATAACCTCAAGATCAATCAGTATCCAGAATCTAATGCCGAGTACCTTGCTCAGCTGGTGCCAGGTGCTCACGTAGTAAAAGCATTTAACACCATCTCAGCCTGGGCTCTCCAGTCTGGAGCACTGGATGCAAATCGGCAG GCAACGGCAAAGAGAGAAGATCCATTTAGCACATCTACTGCCTGGCTTAGTGATTCATACGTAGCTTTGGGAATCCTTGGATTTTTCCTGTTTGTACTCTTGGGAATCACTTCCTTGCCATCCGTTAGCAACACGGTCAACTGGAGAGAGTTCCGATTTGTCCAG TCCAAACTGGGTTATTTGACCCTGATCTTATGCACAGCCCACACCATGGTGTATGGTGGCAAGAGATTCCTCAGTCCTTCGAGTCTCATATGGTACCTTCCTTCAGCCTACGTGATAGCACTCATCATTCCCTGCATCGTGCTGGTGATCAAGTTCGTCCTCGTCCTGCCATGTATAGACAAGACCCTTACACGGATCCgccagggctgggagaggaaTGCGAAACCGACATTGAATGGAGAAAGATATTTAAAGCAAAGTTCAGTCCACCTGGACTCTGAACTGTAG